A region of Salinibacter sp. 10B DNA encodes the following proteins:
- the ruvB gene encoding Holliday junction branch migration DNA helicase RuvB: MSDARSDALNPEAARSETDVEKLLRPQSLDEFIGQEKIKENLNVFMTAALQRGETLDHVLLSGPPGLGKTTLAHIIANEMSARIRTSSGPVLEKPADIAGVLTNLEEGDLLFIDEIHRLSPVVEEYLYSAMEDYRIDIVIDQGPNARTVQIDLPPFTLVGATTRKGLLTAPLRARFGIDFRYDYYSAEVLQAITQRSARILDVGTTDEGAFEIARRSRGTPRVANRLLRRTRDFAEVEGDGEITKEIADRALNALDVDEAGLDDMDTRILLTLIDNFDGGPTGLKNLAVSVGEESGTLEEVYEPYLIQEGFMERTPRGRVALQRAYDHFDRSSTSSADLFDQDGSRSSASSDNA; encoded by the coding sequence ATGAGTGACGCCCGCTCCGACGCCCTGAATCCCGAGGCCGCCCGCTCCGAAACCGACGTCGAAAAGCTGCTGCGGCCGCAATCGCTCGATGAGTTTATCGGGCAGGAAAAGATCAAGGAAAACCTGAACGTCTTCATGACGGCGGCCCTCCAACGCGGCGAAACGCTCGACCACGTACTCCTCTCAGGGCCCCCGGGGTTAGGGAAGACGACCCTAGCGCACATCATCGCCAACGAAATGAGCGCCCGCATCCGGACCTCCAGCGGTCCCGTCCTCGAAAAGCCGGCCGACATCGCGGGGGTACTCACAAACCTGGAGGAGGGCGACCTGCTCTTCATCGACGAGATCCACCGCCTCAGCCCGGTCGTGGAGGAGTACCTCTACTCGGCGATGGAAGACTACCGCATCGACATCGTAATCGACCAGGGCCCGAACGCCCGCACGGTGCAAATCGACCTTCCCCCCTTTACCCTCGTGGGCGCCACGACCCGCAAGGGTCTGCTTACCGCTCCCCTCCGCGCCCGCTTCGGCATCGACTTTCGGTACGACTACTACTCGGCCGAGGTGCTGCAGGCCATCACGCAACGCTCGGCCCGAATTCTGGACGTCGGCACGACCGACGAAGGGGCCTTCGAAATCGCGCGCCGGAGCCGCGGCACGCCCCGCGTGGCCAATCGCCTCCTCCGCCGCACACGTGACTTTGCTGAGGTCGAAGGCGACGGTGAGATCACGAAGGAAATTGCCGACCGGGCCCTCAACGCCCTTGACGTGGACGAGGCCGGCCTCGACGACATGGATACCCGCATCCTCCTCACGCTGATTGATAACTTCGACGGGGGACCGACCGGGCTCAAAAACTTGGCCGTGTCCGTCGGTGAAGAATCGGGCACCCTGGAGGAGGTCTACGAGCCGTATCTGATCCAGGAGGGCTTCATGGAGCGGACGCCCCGTGGGCGCGTCGCCCTGCAGCGTGCCTACGACCACTTCGATCGCTCGTCCACCTCCAGTGCTGACCTCTTCGACCAGGACGGCTCTCGTTCCTCGGCCAGCAGCGACAACGCCTGA
- the rpoN gene encoding RNA polymerase factor sigma-54: MLELKQEQELQQKLSPQQIQYIKLLQLNTLDLDQRIKEELEENPLLEEGLDEEEQREEEELDATAEEMENELDTEEEEEFDVEDLLNNTDDMYGYNSPGYDADEEDRDRPMPADQTLAEQLQDQISFLNLDETDEIIADQIIGSIDEDGYLRRELESIIDDILFNQGVEVTEAEVEEVLTQVQSLDPAGIAARDLQECLLLQLYRMSEDVDGRQTAIEMLEDHYEAFTMKHFDKLKKRLDVNDKELKAAFDLIRQRLDPKPGEGEFSEETNYITPDFTVRYVDGEFVITLNGRNAPDLHISRHYRKMLEKLKAQKKSDEDGDIDEETRQFLKSKFDSARWFINSINQRRHTMSLVMDAIVQLQKDFFRYGEGHLKPMILKDIAEIIDMDISTVSRVVNGKYVQTEWGVYELKYFFSEGLETVDGEEVSNKEVKAELQRIVDDEDKTDPMSDQELADALEEQGFKIARRTVSKYRKHLGIPVARLRKEIVIEEGEDEAGRDA; encoded by the coding sequence ATGCTTGAGCTCAAACAGGAACAGGAACTCCAGCAGAAGCTTTCCCCGCAGCAGATTCAGTACATCAAACTGCTGCAGCTCAATACGCTGGATCTTGACCAGCGCATCAAGGAGGAGCTGGAAGAGAATCCCCTGTTGGAAGAGGGGCTTGATGAGGAAGAGCAACGGGAGGAGGAAGAGCTCGACGCGACCGCCGAGGAGATGGAAAACGAGCTCGACACGGAGGAAGAGGAGGAATTCGACGTGGAAGACCTCCTCAACAATACCGACGACATGTACGGGTACAACAGTCCCGGCTACGACGCGGATGAGGAAGACCGTGATCGGCCCATGCCGGCCGACCAAACACTGGCCGAGCAGTTGCAGGATCAGATCTCGTTTCTGAACCTGGACGAGACGGACGAAATTATTGCCGATCAGATCATCGGCTCGATTGATGAAGACGGGTACTTGCGGCGTGAACTGGAGTCGATTATCGACGATATACTCTTTAATCAGGGCGTAGAGGTGACGGAGGCGGAGGTCGAAGAGGTGCTCACGCAGGTGCAGTCGCTCGACCCGGCGGGCATCGCCGCGCGCGATCTGCAGGAATGCCTTCTGCTCCAACTTTACCGCATGTCGGAAGACGTCGATGGGCGTCAGACAGCCATCGAAATGCTGGAGGACCACTATGAGGCCTTCACGATGAAGCACTTCGATAAGTTGAAGAAGCGCCTCGACGTGAACGACAAGGAGCTGAAGGCGGCGTTCGATCTCATCCGTCAGCGTCTCGATCCGAAACCGGGCGAGGGGGAGTTTTCAGAGGAGACCAACTACATCACGCCCGACTTTACGGTGCGGTACGTCGACGGGGAGTTCGTCATTACCCTGAATGGCCGCAACGCGCCGGATCTACACATCTCGCGTCACTATCGCAAGATGCTGGAGAAACTTAAGGCGCAGAAGAAGTCCGACGAGGACGGTGACATCGACGAGGAGACTCGTCAGTTCCTCAAGTCGAAATTCGACTCTGCCCGCTGGTTCATCAATTCTATCAATCAGCGCCGGCATACCATGTCGCTGGTGATGGATGCGATCGTGCAGCTACAGAAGGATTTCTTTCGGTACGGCGAGGGACACCTGAAGCCGATGATTCTGAAGGATATAGCCGAGATCATCGACATGGACATTTCCACCGTGAGCCGCGTGGTGAACGGGAAGTACGTGCAGACGGAATGGGGAGTTTATGAGCTTAAGTACTTCTTCTCGGAAGGGCTGGAGACGGTGGATGGGGAGGAGGTTTCAAACAAAGAGGTGAAGGCCGAATTGCAGCGGATCGTGGACGACGAGGATAAGACCGATCCGATGTCCGATCAGGAGTTGGCCGATGCGCTGGAGGAGCAGGGCTTTAAGATTGCGCGTAGAACGGTATCAAAGTACCGGAAGCATCTTGGCATTCCGGTGGCCCGGCTCCGCAAGGAAATTGTTATTGAGGAGGGAGAAGACGAGGCAGGAAGAGATGCGTGA
- a CDS encoding heavy-metal-associated domain-containing protein — MSTQTLTIDGMHCEHCVEAVREALESVRGVSVEHVEVGRADVAYDPSAVSEDQLATVLDDVGYELSSA; from the coding sequence ATGAGTACACAGACCCTTACCATCGACGGTATGCACTGTGAGCACTGCGTCGAGGCTGTTCGGGAGGCCCTGGAATCGGTACGAGGCGTATCGGTGGAGCACGTGGAGGTTGGGCGTGCCGACGTGGCCTACGATCCCTCCGCAGTGTCTGAGGACCAGTTGGCGACGGTGTTAGACGATGTCGGATACGAGCTTTCTTCTGCATAA
- a CDS encoding metal-sensitive transcriptional regulator, whose amino-acid sequence MPISDADQDTLQSRLRRIEGQVRGLQRMVEEDRYCGDILDQIHSVQQALKSVGREIARNHLETCVTDAIRSGDEEAAQESYDEIMGLLKKEL is encoded by the coding sequence ATGCCGATCAGCGACGCTGACCAAGACACCCTGCAGTCTCGCCTCCGCCGCATTGAAGGACAGGTGCGTGGTCTCCAGCGAATGGTGGAGGAGGACCGCTACTGCGGCGACATCCTCGACCAGATTCATTCGGTGCAGCAGGCCCTGAAGTCGGTGGGCCGGGAGATTGCTCGCAATCACCTGGAGACGTGCGTGACCGATGCGATCCGCTCTGGGGACGAAGAGGCAGCCCAAGAGAGCTACGACGAGATCATGGGACTGCTGAAGAAGGAGTTGTAA
- a CDS encoding heavy metal translocating P-type ATPase, with the protein MSESTTQREPVPQNESVQGNGAPAGQDTCSVPPSETNGKTSAPAAEGRRLTLPVEGMSCASCAQRVEGALANVDGVTGASVNFATERAEVSVDDSEACVRELVEAIEDSGYDVRTAETTFTVQGMSCASCVSRVEDAIAALDGVLETNVNLATDRATVRYVPGTVAPADVTTAIRDAGYDVVDTDGGGDRSDVEKQAREEEKQSMKRRFFWALAFAIPVFVLEMGFMHVPTMKAWITEQVSTQTLYYVLFALTSVVQFGPGLYFYKHGWPALRNWSPDMNTLVMIGTSAAYGYSVVATFLPSVLPEGTVHVYYEAAATIVTLILAGNYMEALAKGRASDAIRALLNLQATTARVVRDGSEEEIDVRDVVPGDVIRVRPGEKVPVDGEVIGGSSYVDESMVTGEPDPVSKGEGDEVVGGTINKTGSFTFRATRVGEETVLSQIVEMVEEAQGSAPPIQSLADRVVKVFVPFVLATAAITFAIWMAFGPDPVLTYALVTAVSVLIIACPCAMGIATPISVMVGTGRAAELGVYVREGEALQALHTADIVALDKTGTLTKGQPEVTDFRPHNGFDEEDLLRWVASVETQSEHPIGEAIVARAQERELDLPDATDFDAIPGHGVQATVEGRTIAVGAARLMDRLDVSLDGQEAVADELANAAKTPLYVAVDGQLAAIVAVADPIKDSTPAALDALHELGIEVAMITGDDERTAQAIARELGIDRVQAEVLPEDKAEAIKSFQADGQTVAFVGDGINDAPALATADVGIAIGTGTDVAIESGDIVLMSGDLRGVPNAVHLSQHTLRNIKQNLFWAFAYNVVLIPVAAGVLYPSFGLLLSPALAALAMVFSDLFVIGNALRLRRLEVAVGTETTAASAAA; encoded by the coding sequence ATGAGTGAGTCGACGACACAGCGTGAGCCGGTTCCACAAAATGAATCTGTGCAGGGCAATGGCGCACCGGCGGGGCAGGATACGTGCTCGGTGCCGCCGTCCGAGACCAACGGAAAGACCTCTGCTCCGGCGGCTGAAGGGCGTCGTCTGACGCTGCCGGTGGAGGGCATGTCGTGTGCTTCCTGCGCGCAGAGAGTCGAAGGCGCGCTGGCCAACGTGGATGGGGTCACGGGCGCGTCCGTCAATTTTGCCACCGAGCGGGCAGAGGTGTCCGTTGATGATTCTGAGGCTTGCGTCCGGGAGCTTGTCGAGGCCATTGAGGACAGCGGCTACGACGTGCGCACAGCCGAGACGACCTTCACGGTGCAGGGGATGAGTTGTGCGTCGTGTGTCTCCCGTGTTGAGGACGCGATTGCGGCCCTGGACGGCGTACTGGAGACGAACGTGAATCTCGCCACCGACCGCGCCACGGTGCGCTACGTGCCCGGGACGGTGGCACCAGCCGATGTGACGACGGCGATTCGTGACGCCGGGTACGACGTGGTGGACACGGACGGGGGCGGCGACCGGTCGGACGTGGAGAAGCAGGCCCGCGAGGAGGAAAAGCAGTCGATGAAACGGCGCTTTTTCTGGGCGCTGGCCTTCGCTATCCCCGTTTTCGTGCTGGAGATGGGGTTCATGCACGTTCCGACCATGAAGGCCTGGATCACCGAGCAGGTGTCCACGCAAACGCTTTACTACGTGCTCTTTGCGCTTACGTCCGTCGTGCAGTTTGGGCCGGGGCTCTACTTCTACAAGCACGGCTGGCCGGCGCTTCGGAATTGGAGTCCGGACATGAACACGCTCGTGATGATCGGGACCTCGGCGGCGTACGGCTACTCGGTTGTCGCCACGTTCCTTCCGAGCGTACTGCCGGAAGGCACGGTGCACGTCTACTACGAGGCCGCCGCGACGATTGTAACGCTCATCCTGGCGGGCAACTATATGGAGGCCCTCGCGAAAGGCCGCGCGAGCGACGCCATCCGCGCCCTGCTGAATCTGCAGGCCACGACCGCTCGGGTCGTGCGCGACGGCAGCGAGGAGGAGATTGACGTGCGCGACGTGGTGCCGGGCGACGTGATCCGCGTGCGGCCCGGCGAGAAGGTGCCGGTCGACGGCGAGGTGATCGGCGGCTCCTCGTACGTCGACGAATCGATGGTGACCGGCGAGCCCGATCCGGTGAGCAAGGGGGAGGGCGACGAGGTGGTGGGCGGCACGATCAACAAGACCGGCAGCTTCACCTTCCGCGCCACCCGCGTGGGGGAGGAGACGGTCCTCTCCCAGATTGTGGAGATGGTGGAGGAGGCTCAGGGCTCTGCTCCCCCCATTCAGTCGCTGGCCGATCGTGTGGTCAAGGTGTTCGTGCCTTTCGTTCTCGCGACGGCGGCCATCACGTTCGCCATCTGGATGGCGTTTGGCCCGGACCCGGTGCTCACGTACGCACTGGTGACGGCCGTGTCGGTCCTCATCATTGCCTGCCCGTGCGCGATGGGCATCGCCACGCCGATCTCGGTGATGGTGGGCACGGGCCGCGCCGCCGAACTGGGCGTGTACGTGCGGGAGGGCGAGGCCCTGCAGGCGCTCCACACCGCCGACATTGTCGCGCTCGACAAGACGGGCACCCTTACGAAGGGGCAGCCCGAAGTCACGGATTTCCGTCCGCACAATGGCTTTGACGAAGAGGACCTGCTGCGCTGGGTCGCGAGTGTCGAGACGCAGTCCGAGCACCCGATCGGCGAGGCGATCGTGGCACGGGCACAGGAGCGGGAGCTGGACCTGCCGGACGCCACGGACTTCGACGCCATCCCGGGGCACGGTGTACAGGCGACCGTCGAGGGACGGACGATCGCCGTTGGGGCGGCACGCCTCATGGATCGGCTGGACGTGTCGCTGGACGGGCAGGAGGCCGTCGCGGACGAACTGGCCAATGCCGCCAAGACGCCGCTCTACGTGGCGGTAGATGGACAGCTGGCCGCTATCGTCGCTGTGGCGGATCCGATCAAGGACTCGACGCCCGCTGCGCTCGACGCCCTGCACGAGCTCGGCATCGAGGTAGCCATGATTACCGGCGACGACGAGCGAACCGCGCAGGCCATCGCCCGCGAGCTTGGCATCGACCGCGTGCAGGCCGAGGTGCTGCCCGAGGACAAGGCGGAGGCCATCAAGTCGTTCCAGGCGGACGGGCAGACGGTCGCGTTCGTCGGGGACGGCATCAACGACGCGCCGGCCCTCGCCACGGCCGACGTGGGCATTGCCATCGGTACCGGCACGGACGTGGCCATCGAAAGCGGCGACATCGTGCTGATGTCCGGCGACCTGCGCGGCGTGCCGAACGCGGTGCATCTGTCGCAGCACACGCTCCGCAACATTAAGCAGAATCTGTTCTGGGCGTTCGCCTACAACGTCGTTCTGATTCCAGTGGCGGCCGGTGTGCTGTATCCGTCCTTTGGCCTGTTGCTCTCGCCTGCCCTGGCGGCCCTCGCAATGGTCTTTTCGGACCTGTTCGTGATTGGCAATGCGTTGCGCCTGCGGCGTCTGGAGGTGGCCGTCGGAACGGAGACGACCGCTGCTTCCGCGGCGGCATAA
- a CDS encoding alpha/beta hydrolase: MINPDRPEGYVSFDRVHDTLPEPTPVEVSGDVTLNILHVSGPAPALVFVHGGLGSLWNPYPQLHAFRGEQELLTYALAGNGESSYRPAQSIEGHVADLKHLLDVVGVDRPILHGHSYGTAIAIEYAKRHPVRGLVLHAGGDHDLTPAWEKPLLRLFLALRLYRLLGRNALMDVLARWVACHDDTPQAVINDILQSNPMPRRRSAWRTVTEAFWGYDGRDDLDCIEAPTLVLHGPADRIVPIDVARETARRLPEAVFCRIQRTGHVAMMERPIVYNRLLRALVRAVQTSRDLDAVLQGIEEVQRRDRGWYVAE, from the coding sequence ATGATCAACCCAGATCGGCCAGAGGGATACGTGTCGTTTGACCGGGTGCACGACACCCTTCCCGAACCGACGCCCGTTGAGGTTTCCGGGGACGTGACGCTGAACATCCTCCACGTCTCGGGGCCTGCCCCCGCCCTCGTGTTTGTCCATGGCGGGCTCGGCTCGCTCTGGAACCCCTATCCGCAGCTACATGCATTTCGAGGGGAGCAGGAGCTTCTGACGTACGCCCTGGCGGGAAACGGCGAGTCCTCGTACCGCCCCGCCCAGTCGATCGAAGGGCACGTGGCCGACTTGAAGCATCTGCTTGATGTGGTAGGCGTTGATCGTCCCATTCTCCATGGGCACAGTTATGGCACGGCAATAGCGATCGAATACGCGAAGCGGCATCCGGTACGGGGACTCGTGCTACACGCCGGGGGCGACCACGACCTGACGCCTGCGTGGGAAAAGCCACTGCTGCGACTCTTTTTGGCCCTTCGACTCTACCGGCTGCTCGGCCGCAACGCACTCATGGACGTCCTTGCGCGCTGGGTTGCCTGTCACGACGATACGCCCCAGGCCGTAATCAACGACATTCTGCAGTCGAACCCGATGCCCCGTCGCCGATCGGCGTGGCGCACCGTGACCGAGGCGTTTTGGGGCTACGACGGGCGCGACGATCTCGACTGCATCGAGGCCCCGACCCTCGTGCTACACGGCCCGGCTGACCGGATCGTCCCAATCGATGTTGCCCGAGAGACGGCCCGGCGCCTTCCGGAGGCGGTCTTTTGCCGGATCCAGCGCACGGGCCACGTCGCCATGATGGAGCGACCGATCGTCTACAACCGATTGCTCCGTGCCCTCGTCCGGGCCGTTCAGACGAGTCGGGACTTGGACGCCGTTCTGCAGGGGATTGAGGAGGTTCAGCGACGCGATCGGGGGTGGTACGTTGCTGAGTAG
- a CDS encoding thioredoxin family protein, which produces MADTRTVEVFTAGCPLCSDIVSLVQDLACDSCDVHTVNLQEDDGHRRAREVGVETVPAVAVNGTLADCCRGGGVNEDDLRAAGVGKPL; this is translated from the coding sequence ATGGCTGATACTCGAACCGTCGAGGTCTTCACTGCCGGCTGTCCTCTCTGCTCCGACATCGTGAGTCTGGTGCAGGACCTCGCGTGCGACTCCTGTGACGTACACACTGTGAACCTTCAAGAAGACGACGGCCACCGACGCGCCCGGGAGGTAGGCGTCGAAACCGTCCCCGCCGTGGCCGTCAATGGCACGCTTGCGGATTGTTGTCGGGGGGGCGGCGTCAACGAAGACGACCTGCGCGCTGCCGGTGTGGGGAAACCTCTCTAA
- a CDS encoding heavy metal-responsive transcriptional regulator: MDGMTRGEVAEKAGVNPETLRYYERKELIPKPPRSDGGFRLYGDSYVDRLRFIQRAKDLGFTLAEIKDLLELRVDDEATCRDVKVQTEEKIDEVEEKIRALERIRKALTQLAADCEASQGPTSECPILDAMANENALNLNASNST, translated from the coding sequence ATGGATGGCATGACCCGCGGGGAGGTGGCCGAAAAGGCCGGCGTGAATCCCGAAACGCTCCGCTACTATGAGCGAAAAGAGCTCATTCCCAAACCACCCCGTTCAGATGGCGGCTTTCGCCTGTATGGCGACAGCTACGTCGATCGACTCCGTTTCATTCAGCGGGCAAAAGACCTCGGCTTCACGCTTGCGGAGATCAAAGATCTTCTGGAGTTGCGCGTCGACGACGAGGCGACGTGTCGCGACGTGAAGGTCCAGACCGAGGAAAAGATCGACGAGGTCGAAGAGAAAATCCGAGCCCTAGAACGCATCCGGAAGGCCCTCACACAACTAGCCGCGGATTGTGAAGCCAGTCAAGGGCCGACCAGCGAGTGTCCGATCCTCGATGCCATGGCAAATGAGAATGCACTGAACCTGAACGCTTCCAACTCGACGTGA
- a CDS encoding mercuric transporter MerT family protein yields MQESSNADTNWSLGTAIGAALGASACCTIPLALVSFGVGGAWIGSLTALAPYRWLFVGLALSALGYAGYNEWKMSRRTDCNCDTVVSSTTRRTLLGTGSLAVVLLIVSPWVFGGVSPAPSHQIPTTGAGSTAASESSTPASFRQVVLEVEGMTCKTCPVTVRRALSDVQGVYSAKATFEPPQAVVRFDPETTSVETLTQATKNAGFPSRPKSNS; encoded by the coding sequence ATGCAGGAGTCCTCGAACGCCGATACGAATTGGAGCCTCGGGACAGCGATCGGGGCGGCCCTCGGCGCCTCGGCCTGTTGCACGATTCCACTTGCCCTGGTGAGCTTTGGCGTTGGCGGGGCGTGGATCGGCAGCCTCACCGCTCTCGCGCCGTACCGCTGGCTGTTCGTCGGTCTTGCCCTCAGTGCTCTTGGCTATGCCGGGTACAACGAGTGGAAGATGAGCCGACGGACGGACTGCAACTGTGACACCGTTGTTTCCTCGACGACGCGCCGGACACTGTTGGGAACGGGCTCCCTGGCGGTGGTCCTTCTCATCGTGAGTCCCTGGGTGTTCGGGGGGGTGTCTCCTGCTCCATCTCACCAGATTCCCACGACTGGGGCCGGATCGACGGCAGCCTCCGAGTCGAGCACTCCAGCCTCGTTCCGGCAGGTCGTTCTAGAGGTAGAGGGCATGACCTGCAAGACCTGTCCCGTCACCGTGCGAAGGGCGCTCAGCGACGTTCAGGGCGTCTACAGCGCGAAGGCGACGTTTGAGCCCCCGCAGGCTGTCGTCCGCTTCGATCCGGAGACGACCTCGGTCGAGACGTTGACCCAGGCGACCAAAAATGCCGGCTTCCCGTCCCGCCCCAAGTCCAACTCCTAG
- a CDS encoding GDCCVxC domain-containing (seleno)protein: MQTISTITCPECGAEAEADMPTDSCQFFWTCDECDTTLRPQPGDCCVFCSYGSVPCPPVQRDEGCGRT, translated from the coding sequence ATCCAGACGATTTCCACCATCACCTGTCCGGAGTGTGGAGCCGAAGCGGAGGCAGACATGCCCACGGACAGTTGTCAATTCTTCTGGACGTGCGACGAGTGTGACACGACGCTCCGGCCCCAGCCGGGCGACTGCTGTGTCTTTTGCTCCTATGGGAGCGTCCCGTGTCCACCAGTGCAACGAGATGAAGGATGCGGGAGAACGTAG